In one window of Limnohabitans sp. MORI2 DNA:
- the hprK gene encoding HPr(Ser) kinase/phosphatase, with protein sequence MRPSVISADVLFEAFRGRLRWEWIAGLGASERHFDEVAVRSARSGADLVGYLNYIHPYRVQVMGEREANYVSKASPEDSARRIARIVTLEPPMLVLADGQQPSEALVAMCERAQIPLFATHESAAFVIDLLRAYLSKHFADRTTMHGVFMDILGLGVMITGESGLGKSELGLELISRGNGLVADDAVDLYRINQTTVEGRCPELLQNLLEVRGIGLLDIRAIFGETAVRRKMRLKLIVHLVRKETLERDYERLPHEPLTQDVLGVPVRKVVIQVVAGRNIAVLVEAAVRNSILQLRGVDTYQEFIARHQRAMQQG encoded by the coding sequence GTGAGGCCATCGGTCATCAGCGCGGATGTGCTGTTTGAAGCCTTCCGCGGTCGTTTGCGTTGGGAATGGATTGCCGGGTTAGGCGCGTCAGAGCGTCACTTTGACGAAGTTGCTGTACGAAGCGCCCGTTCAGGCGCTGATTTGGTGGGCTATCTCAACTACATCCATCCTTACCGTGTGCAGGTGATGGGTGAGCGTGAGGCCAATTACGTTAGCAAAGCCTCTCCTGAAGACAGCGCACGTCGTATTGCCCGGATCGTGACGCTTGAGCCGCCGATGTTGGTGTTGGCCGATGGGCAGCAGCCTTCAGAAGCGTTGGTGGCCATGTGCGAACGTGCACAAATTCCATTGTTTGCCACACATGAGTCGGCGGCGTTTGTCATCGATTTGTTGCGTGCCTATTTGTCCAAACACTTTGCCGATCGCACCACCATGCACGGTGTGTTCATGGATATTTTGGGCTTGGGCGTGATGATCACGGGCGAGTCTGGTTTGGGCAAGAGCGAGCTGGGCTTGGAGTTGATTTCTCGCGGCAACGGCTTGGTGGCTGACGATGCGGTGGATTTGTACCGCATCAACCAAACGACCGTAGAGGGCCGTTGCCCAGAGCTGCTTCAAAACTTGCTCGAAGTGCGTGGCATTGGCTTGTTGGACATTCGGGCCATTTTTGGCGAGACAGCTGTGCGCCGCAAAATGCGCCTCAAGCTCATCGTCCATTTGGTGCGCAAAGAGACCCTAGAGCGCGATTACGAGCGCTTGCCGCATGAGCCTTTGACCCAAGATGTGTTGGGTGTGCCGGTTCGCAAAGTGGTGATTCAAGTGGTGGCCGGTCGAAACATTGCGGTGTTGGTGGAGGCTGCGGTGCGCAACTCCATCTTGCAGTTGCGAGGTGTGGACACTTACCAAGAATTCATCGCCCGTCACCAACGCGCAATGCAACAAGGCTAA
- a CDS encoding PTS sugar transporter subunit IIA, with the protein MNRLASILPAAQVLVHVEVTSKKRAFEEAGLLFEGLHGLNRALVAESLFARERLGSTGLGHGVAIPHGRIKGLKSPMAAVFQLEQAIGFDAPDEKPVNLLIFLLVPEASTQKHLEILSEIAELLSDTGLREKIKTCDDAAELHRIISTWNAVQS; encoded by the coding sequence ATGAACCGCCTAGCTTCCATTCTTCCTGCAGCACAAGTTCTTGTGCATGTTGAGGTCACCAGTAAAAAGCGCGCCTTTGAAGAGGCGGGCTTGCTATTTGAAGGCCTCCATGGCCTCAACCGCGCCTTGGTGGCCGAGAGCTTGTTTGCGCGAGAGCGCTTGGGCTCGACGGGCCTGGGGCATGGCGTGGCGATTCCACATGGCCGCATCAAGGGCTTGAAGTCTCCCATGGCCGCTGTGTTCCAGTTGGAGCAAGCCATTGGCTTTGACGCGCCCGATGAAAAACCAGTGAATCTGTTGATCTTTTTGTTGGTGCCTGAGGCGTCAACACAGAAGCATCTGGAAATCTTGTCTGAAATCGCCGAGCTGCTGAGCGACACGGGCTTGCGCGAAAAAATCAAAACCTGCGATGACGCGGCGGAACTCCACCGCATCATCTCCACCTGGAACGCGGTGCAGTCGTGA
- the raiA gene encoding ribosome-associated translation inhibitor RaiA, giving the protein MNLTISGHHLEVTPALRTYVEGKLDRITRHFDQVVDVKVLLSIENQTEKERRQKAECNIHVKGNDMFAESAHEDMYAAVDELMDKLDRQVVKHKDRLQNHHHASPKRLM; this is encoded by the coding sequence ATGAACTTGACGATCAGTGGTCACCATCTTGAAGTAACTCCCGCCTTGCGCACCTATGTGGAAGGCAAGTTAGACCGCATAACCCGACATTTCGATCAAGTGGTGGACGTGAAGGTGCTGCTTAGCATTGAGAACCAAACCGAGAAAGAGCGTCGTCAAAAGGCCGAATGCAATATCCACGTCAAAGGCAACGACATGTTTGCCGAAAGCGCGCATGAAGACATGTACGCCGCCGTGGACGAGCTGATGGACAAACTGGACCGACAGGTGGTCAAACACAAAGACCGTTTACAAAACCACCACCATGCCAGTCCGAAGCGCCTGATGTAA
- the corA gene encoding magnesium/cobalt transporter CorA, with amino-acid sequence MLNIFTLANGRLFQEEIESLEELSKFRPIWVDLEAPTLEEKRWIKQYYGLSIPEDAMDEDIEESARFYEEDNGELHIRSDFLIAHEDQPRTERVAFILNQNNSALKSQGVLFSIHDEDVPVFRLLRMRARRAPGLIEDAKDVLLKLFDADAEYSADTLEDIYDQLEKAGKLVLSEDVTDELAGEVLGAIARQEDLNGRIRRNVMDTRRAVSFMMRSRMLNADQFEEARQILRDIESLDNHTAFLFDKINFLMDATVGFININQNKIIKIFSVASVALLPPTLIASIYGMNFQHMPELDKTWGYPMALGLMIASALVPMWYFRKRGWLK; translated from the coding sequence ATGCTCAATATCTTCACGCTGGCCAACGGTCGTCTCTTCCAAGAAGAGATCGAGTCGCTGGAAGAACTCTCCAAATTCCGCCCCATCTGGGTTGACCTCGAAGCGCCAACGCTTGAGGAAAAACGCTGGATCAAGCAGTACTACGGCCTCTCCATCCCCGAAGACGCGATGGACGAGGACATCGAAGAATCCGCCCGTTTTTACGAAGAAGACAACGGCGAGCTGCACATCCGCAGCGACTTTTTGATCGCGCACGAAGACCAGCCCCGCACCGAACGCGTCGCATTCATCTTGAACCAAAACAACTCGGCCCTCAAAAGCCAAGGCGTGCTGTTCTCTATTCACGATGAAGACGTGCCCGTATTTCGCTTGCTGCGCATGCGCGCCCGACGTGCGCCTGGCCTGATTGAAGACGCCAAAGACGTGTTGCTCAAGCTGTTTGACGCCGACGCCGAATATTCAGCCGACACCCTAGAAGACATTTACGACCAGCTGGAAAAAGCTGGCAAGTTGGTGCTCTCTGAAGACGTGACCGACGAATTGGCCGGTGAAGTGCTGGGCGCCATCGCCCGCCAAGAAGACTTGAACGGCCGCATTCGCCGCAACGTGATGGACACCCGCCGCGCGGTGAGCTTCATGATGCGCTCGCGCATGCTCAACGCCGACCAGTTTGAAGAAGCCCGTCAAATCTTGCGTGATATTGAGTCGCTCGACAACCACACGGCTTTCTTGTTTGACAAGATCAACTTCTTGATGGACGCGACCGTCGGTTTCATCAACATCAACCAAAACAAGATCATCAAGATCTTCTCGGTGGCCAGCGTCGCCTTGCTGCCGCCTACCTTGATTGCCAGCATCTACGGTATGAACTTCCAACACATGCCCGAGCTCGACAAGACGTGGGGTTACCCAATGGCTCTGGGGCTGATGATTGCCAGCGCCTTGGTGCCCATGTGGTACTTCCGCAAACGCGGCTGGCTCAAGTAA
- a CDS encoding 5'-methylthioadenosine/adenosylhomocysteine nucleosidase encodes MSRIALVSAMHEELAAVLARMPDEQKVVVAGREFWVGHWHGHEVVAVLSRIGKVAAATTATVLIERFGVNRMVFTGVAGGLAAQAHVGDVVLATELIQHDMDASPLFPRHEVPLTGMTRYPTDPTLTAALRSAVPQALQDVVAHLPRSEWLGLDLDKARVHEGLVISGDRFVATTAESTALQRELPDALAVEMECAAMAQVCHDYGVPLAAVRTISDRADDAAHVDFPKFIQTIASRYSVAVLDRLLAQLPV; translated from the coding sequence ATGAGTCGCATCGCGCTGGTCAGCGCCATGCACGAAGAGCTGGCCGCCGTGTTGGCGCGCATGCCCGACGAGCAAAAGGTGGTGGTTGCCGGCCGCGAGTTTTGGGTGGGCCACTGGCATGGCCACGAGGTGGTGGCTGTGCTCAGCCGCATCGGCAAAGTGGCCGCAGCCACCACGGCCACGGTGCTGATTGAACGTTTTGGTGTGAACCGCATGGTGTTCACCGGCGTGGCGGGCGGCTTGGCCGCGCAAGCGCACGTGGGCGATGTGGTGTTGGCCACCGAGCTGATTCAACACGATATGGATGCCTCGCCTTTGTTCCCTCGCCACGAGGTGCCTCTGACTGGCATGACACGTTACCCCACCGACCCTACGCTCACAGCCGCTTTGCGCAGCGCAGTGCCCCAGGCTTTGCAAGATGTGGTGGCGCATTTGCCGCGCAGCGAATGGTTGGGGCTTGATTTAGACAAGGCCCGTGTGCATGAGGGCTTGGTCATCAGCGGCGACCGCTTTGTGGCGACCACGGCTGAGAGTACGGCGTTACAACGTGAGTTGCCCGATGCCTTGGCCGTGGAAATGGAATGCGCCGCGATGGCGCAGGTGTGCCACGATTATGGCGTGCCGCTGGCGGCGGTGCGCACCATTTCCGACCGCGCGGACGATGCCGCGCATGTGGACTTTCCCAAGTTCATTCAAACCATCGCCAGCCGTTACAGCGTGGCCGTGTTGGACCGGCTGCTGGCCCAACTTCCTGTTTGA
- a CDS encoding long-chain-fatty-acid--CoA ligase: MNSAQKPWLSAYPEGVPAEIDTKAYSSLVDLMQESFRQYGQRTAFSFLGKDLSYAELDRLSQVFAAYLQSLGLVFGDRVAIMLPNVLQYPIAVAAVLRAGFVVVNINPLYTSRELEAQLKDSDAKAIVVLENFGATLQECLARTHVRHVVLCAMGDRLGWLKGMLVNHVVRNVKKMVPNFQLPTAVRFNEALALGERCALTLPEIHSDDLAVLQYTGGTTGVAKGAELLHRNLIANMLQASEWCGPALKRIPADEIPTFICALPLYHIFAFNVNLLSCMRMGGCSVLIPNPRDLPAVLKELTKHRFHIFPAVNTLFNALANHPDFNKVDWSHLQVSLGGGMAVQGPVAKLWLEKTGCPICEAYGLSETSPAASSNPVTSKVFNGAIGVPLPSTDMKIIDDEGNEVPVGTPGEIAIRGPQVMAGYWQRPDETARVMTADGFFKSGDVGVMDERGFFRIVDRKKDMILVSGFNVYPNEVEEVVAGMPGVMECAVIGIPDEHSGEAVKLVVVKKDPALTEEQVMEHCRHNLTGYKRPRVVEFRTELPKTPVGKVLRRELRDKPAA, from the coding sequence ATGAATTCCGCACAAAAACCATGGCTCAGCGCATACCCAGAGGGCGTGCCAGCAGAAATTGACACCAAGGCTTACAGCTCATTGGTGGACTTGATGCAGGAAAGTTTTCGTCAATACGGGCAACGCACAGCGTTCAGCTTTTTGGGCAAAGATCTGAGCTATGCCGAGCTCGATCGCTTGAGCCAAGTGTTTGCCGCGTATTTGCAAAGCTTGGGTTTGGTGTTTGGCGATCGTGTGGCCATCATGCTGCCGAATGTGTTGCAGTACCCCATTGCTGTCGCCGCTGTGTTGCGTGCAGGTTTCGTGGTGGTCAATATCAATCCGCTTTACACCTCTCGCGAACTTGAGGCGCAGCTCAAAGACTCTGACGCCAAGGCCATCGTTGTGCTTGAGAATTTTGGCGCCACGCTGCAAGAGTGCTTGGCGCGAACCCATGTCAGGCATGTGGTGCTGTGTGCCATGGGCGATCGGTTGGGGTGGCTCAAAGGCATGTTGGTCAACCATGTGGTGCGCAATGTCAAGAAAATGGTGCCCAATTTCCAATTGCCGACAGCCGTGAGGTTCAATGAGGCGTTGGCTTTGGGCGAGCGATGTGCGTTGACGCTGCCTGAAATTCATAGCGACGATCTGGCCGTGCTGCAGTACACAGGCGGAACCACTGGGGTGGCCAAAGGTGCAGAGCTGTTGCATCGCAACTTGATTGCCAATATGTTGCAAGCGTCTGAATGGTGCGGCCCTGCGCTCAAACGGATTCCTGCAGATGAAATTCCTACGTTCATTTGTGCCTTGCCGCTGTATCACATCTTCGCGTTCAACGTGAATTTACTGTCGTGCATGCGCATGGGTGGATGCTCGGTGCTTATTCCCAATCCGCGCGATTTGCCAGCCGTGCTCAAGGAGCTGACCAAGCACCGTTTTCATATCTTCCCAGCGGTCAATACCTTGTTCAATGCGTTGGCCAATCACCCAGATTTCAACAAAGTCGATTGGTCTCACTTGCAAGTGTCTTTGGGTGGCGGTATGGCCGTGCAAGGGCCGGTGGCAAAGTTGTGGCTTGAGAAAACAGGCTGCCCTATCTGCGAAGCTTATGGTTTGTCTGAAACCAGTCCTGCCGCTAGCAGCAACCCCGTGACGAGCAAGGTGTTCAACGGCGCAATTGGTGTGCCGTTGCCCAGCACAGACATGAAGATCATTGACGACGAGGGCAACGAAGTGCCGGTGGGCACGCCCGGTGAAATCGCCATTCGTGGCCCCCAAGTAATGGCTGGTTATTGGCAGCGTCCCGACGAAACCGCACGCGTGATGACGGCGGATGGTTTCTTCAAATCAGGCGATGTGGGCGTGATGGACGAACGCGGCTTCTTCCGCATCGTGGATCGCAAGAAAGACATGATTTTGGTTAGCGGCTTCAACGTCTACCCCAACGAGGTGGAAGAGGTGGTGGCTGGTATGCCTGGCGTGATGGAGTGCGCTGTCATTGGCATTCCAGATGAGCACTCCGGCGAAGCCGTCAAGTTGGTGGTGGTCAAAAAAGACCCTGCCCTGACAGAAGAACAAGTGATGGAACATTGCCGTCACAACCTGACCGGTTACAAGCGCCCCCGTGTGGTGGAGTTCCGTACAGAGTTGCCCAAGACTCCCGTGGGCAAAGTGCTGCGCCGCGAATTGCGCGACAAACCCGCAGCATGA
- a CDS encoding NUDIX hydrolase translates to MNKRWKPSVTVAAIIEREGRYLLIEEHTPEGLRLNNPAGHLDPGESPEDGCAREALEETTHTFKPTELVGIYISRLQRPAREGRAAEDVTYFRLAFCGELGEQVPGAQLDKGIVRTLWMTPDEIRANVHRLRSPLVLRCMEDHLAGQRFPLSMIYTDPSVLNPAQG, encoded by the coding sequence ATGAACAAACGTTGGAAGCCCAGTGTCACCGTCGCCGCCATCATTGAACGCGAGGGTCGTTACCTCTTGATTGAAGAGCACACGCCTGAAGGCTTGCGCCTGAACAACCCTGCTGGCCACCTAGACCCAGGCGAGTCCCCCGAAGACGGCTGTGCGCGCGAAGCACTGGAAGAAACCACACACACCTTTAAACCCACAGAGCTTGTGGGTATCTACATTTCCCGGTTGCAGCGCCCCGCACGTGAAGGCCGTGCCGCAGAAGACGTGACCTACTTCCGCCTCGCGTTTTGCGGCGAACTGGGCGAGCAAGTGCCAGGCGCACAGCTTGACAAAGGCATCGTGCGAACGCTGTGGATGACACCCGACGAAATTCGCGCCAATGTGCACCGCCTGCGAAGCCCGTTGGTGTTGCGCTGCATGGAAGACCACTTGGCAGGCCAGCGCTTTCCACTCAGCATGATCTACACCGACCCCAGTGTGTTGAATCCCGCACAGGGATAA
- the mnmA gene encoding tRNA 2-thiouridine(34) synthase MnmA, with translation MANNKRVVVGLSGGVDSAVSAYLLKQQGYDVVGIFMKNWEDDDDSEYCSSNIDFVDAAAVADVIGIEIEHVNFAAEYKDRVFAEFLREYQGGRTPNPDILCNAEIKFKAFLDHAMRLGAEKIATGHYCRVREVNGEFQLLKGLDPSKDQSYFLHRLNQAQLSKTLFPVGELHKTEVRRIADDIGLPNAKKKDSTGICFIGERPFREFLNRYIANEPGPIKDERGRKIGTHVGLSFYTLGQRQGLGIGGLKEKGAQRGGGEHQPWFVARKDLATNTLYVVQGHDHPWLLYSSLHADDLSWCAPHQPAPGRYAAKTRYRQTDAPCELSYNDKGELVLAFDDPQWAVTPGQSAVLYDGEVCMGGGVIASAAALSATPA, from the coding sequence ATGGCAAATAACAAACGTGTGGTGGTGGGCTTGAGCGGCGGCGTGGACTCTGCCGTCAGCGCCTACCTGTTGAAGCAGCAAGGCTACGACGTCGTCGGCATCTTCATGAAAAACTGGGAAGACGATGACGACAGCGAATACTGCTCGTCCAACATCGACTTCGTGGACGCCGCTGCCGTGGCCGACGTGATTGGCATTGAGATTGAACACGTCAACTTTGCCGCTGAATACAAAGACCGCGTGTTTGCCGAGTTCTTGCGCGAGTACCAAGGCGGGCGCACACCTAACCCCGACATTTTGTGTAACGCCGAAATCAAATTCAAAGCGTTCTTAGACCACGCCATGCGCTTAGGCGCTGAAAAAATTGCCACTGGCCACTACTGCCGCGTGCGCGAAGTGAATGGTGAGTTTCAGCTGCTCAAAGGTTTGGACCCCAGCAAAGACCAAAGCTACTTTTTGCACCGCTTGAACCAAGCGCAACTGTCTAAAACTTTGTTCCCCGTCGGCGAGTTACACAAAACAGAAGTGCGCCGCATCGCGGATGACATTGGTTTGCCCAACGCCAAGAAAAAAGATTCCACTGGCATCTGCTTCATTGGCGAGCGTCCGTTCCGTGAGTTTTTAAACCGCTACATTGCCAACGAACCCGGCCCTATCAAAGACGAACGCGGTCGCAAGATTGGCACGCATGTGGGCTTGAGTTTTTACACACTCGGCCAACGCCAGGGCTTGGGTATTGGCGGCCTCAAAGAAAAAGGCGCTCAGCGTGGTGGCGGTGAACACCAGCCTTGGTTTGTAGCCCGCAAAGACTTGGCCACCAACACCTTGTACGTGGTGCAAGGCCACGATCACCCTTGGTTGCTTTACAGCTCGTTGCATGCCGACGACCTGAGCTGGTGCGCACCGCATCAGCCAGCGCCGGGCCGCTACGCTGCCAAAACCCGATATCGCCAAACAGATGCGCCTTGCGAGCTGAGCTACAACGACAAAGGCGAGCTGGTGCTCGCCTTTGATGATCCTCAGTGGGCCGTCACACCCGGCCAATCGGCTGTGTTGTATGACGGAGAGGTATGTATGGGCGGCGGGGTCATTGCCAGCGCTGCAGCGCTGAGCGCAACCCCTGCCTGA
- the ssb gene encoding single-stranded DNA-binding protein: MASVNKVILVGNCGRDPEVRYLPSGQAVANVSVATSSRRKDKNSGEMIEDTQWHRVTFYDRLAEIAGEYVKKGRPIYVEGRLKYGVYTDKTTGVEKNTVDIIATELQLLGGREGMGGPSGGGDEGGYSRPAAPRAAAAPAAQRPAAPAPAKGGFDDMDDDIPF; this comes from the coding sequence ATGGCATCCGTTAACAAAGTCATCCTCGTCGGCAACTGCGGCCGCGACCCCGAAGTGCGCTACCTGCCCAGCGGCCAAGCCGTGGCCAACGTGAGCGTGGCCACATCAAGCCGCCGCAAAGACAAAAACAGCGGCGAGATGATTGAAGACACACAGTGGCACCGCGTCACGTTCTATGACCGCTTGGCCGAAATCGCTGGCGAATACGTCAAAAAAGGCCGTCCCATTTACGTGGAAGGCCGCCTGAAATACGGCGTGTACACCGACAAAACCACAGGCGTGGAAAAAAACACCGTGGACATCATTGCCACTGAATTGCAACTCTTGGGCGGCCGTGAAGGCATGGGCGGCCCCAGCGGTGGTGGTGACGAAGGCGGCTACAGCCGCCCAGCAGCACCTCGTGCTGCTGCAGCGCCAGCAGCGCAACGCCCCGCAGCGCCTGCGCCAGCCAAAGGCGGCTTTGATGACATGGATGATGACATCCCCTTCTGA
- a CDS encoding MFS transporter yields the protein MTATERRASGTLASIFALRMLGLFLVLPVFALEARKYPGGDDPALIGMAMGIYGLTQGILQIPFGVASDRLGRKRVIIFGLLVFALGSLIAGSADTLTGLLVGRSVQGAGAVSAAVTALLADLTRDNVRTKAMALVGASIGLMFALSLVVSPVIAAHIGLSGLFVLTAVLALLGTAVVVWGVPAEPVTHKDAARGGLRQVMFNTALLRLNIGVFVLHAVQLAMWVAIPAFLVQAGLAKNDHWQIYLPAVLGSFLLMGGVFALERRGFLRAVFLSAIALIALVQVALLWVSSGAPSVTCLAWLLFAFFCGFNVLEATQPSLVSRIAPASSRGAAMGVYNTLQSLGFFAGGVMGGQLVKSYGTQGLFLTCAALMVLWLVVAWPMVAPKRVAHSAKTP from the coding sequence ATGACGGCCACCGAGCGCCGTGCGAGTGGCACGCTCGCGTCCATCTTTGCCCTGCGCATGTTGGGTTTGTTTTTGGTGTTGCCCGTGTTTGCGCTGGAAGCGCGCAAGTACCCCGGTGGCGACGACCCCGCACTCATTGGCATGGCCATGGGCATTTATGGCCTGACGCAAGGCATTTTGCAAATTCCGTTTGGTGTGGCGTCTGACCGCTTGGGGCGCAAACGGGTGATTATTTTTGGTTTGCTGGTGTTTGCTTTGGGCAGCTTGATTGCTGGCAGTGCCGACACCTTGACGGGCTTGTTGGTTGGCCGTTCTGTGCAGGGTGCGGGCGCTGTGTCTGCGGCGGTCACGGCGTTGTTGGCTGACCTCACACGCGACAACGTGCGCACCAAGGCCATGGCGCTTGTGGGTGCCAGCATTGGCCTGATGTTTGCGCTGTCGTTGGTGGTGTCGCCGGTGATTGCAGCGCACATCGGGTTGTCTGGCTTATTCGTGCTGACGGCCGTGCTGGCGCTGCTTGGCACCGCCGTGGTGGTGTGGGGCGTACCGGCTGAGCCTGTAACGCACAAAGATGCCGCCCGTGGTGGCCTGCGCCAAGTGATGTTCAACACTGCGCTGCTGCGCCTGAACATTGGTGTGTTTGTGTTGCACGCGGTGCAGCTGGCCATGTGGGTGGCGATTCCTGCTTTCTTGGTGCAAGCCGGGTTGGCTAAAAACGACCACTGGCAAATTTATTTACCTGCCGTGTTGGGCTCATTTCTCTTGATGGGCGGCGTGTTTGCGTTAGAGCGCCGTGGCTTTTTGCGTGCTGTGTTTTTAAGCGCCATCGCTTTGATTGCTCTGGTGCAAGTGGCGCTGTTGTGGGTGTCGTCTGGCGCACCCAGCGTGACTTGCTTGGCGTGGTTGTTGTTTGCGTTTTTTTGCGGCTTCAACGTGCTTGAAGCCACGCAGCCCAGCTTGGTGTCGCGCATTGCGCCCGCCTCGTCGCGTGGCGCGGCGATGGGGGTGTACAACACGCTGCAATCGTTGGGCTTTTTTGCGGGTGGCGTGATGGGCGGGCAACTCGTCAAAAGCTACGGGACACAAGGCCTGTTTTTAACTTGCGCGGCACTCATGGTGCTGTGGCTGGTGGTAGCTTGGCCTATGGTGGCCCCCAAGCGTGTGGCCCATTCTGCAAAGACCCCATAA
- a CDS encoding BrnA antitoxin family protein has product MKAEYDLSKLKARKNPYASKLKKPVTMRLSEDVVDYFKSMAEESNIPYQSLINLYLRDCLANHRKLEIKWPQAV; this is encoded by the coding sequence ATGAAAGCTGAATACGATCTCTCCAAACTGAAGGCTCGCAAAAATCCATATGCGTCCAAGCTGAAAAAGCCCGTGACCATGCGACTTTCAGAGGATGTAGTGGATTACTTTAAAAGCATGGCCGAGGAGTCAAATATTCCTTACCAAAGCTTGATCAATTTGTACCTTCGTGATTGTTTGGCCAATCACCGCAAGTTAGAAATCAAATGGCCCCAAGCCGTTTAA
- a CDS encoding BrnT family toxin yields the protein MIKFEWDAAKATANQKKHQVSFDEAKSVFYDEFAVQFFDEEHSSDEARFLMLGMSSGARLLLVCHCERQGGEVVRIISARQATKRERVFYQGG from the coding sequence ATGATTAAGTTCGAGTGGGACGCTGCCAAAGCGACTGCGAATCAAAAGAAGCACCAAGTTTCTTTCGATGAAGCGAAATCAGTTTTTTATGACGAATTTGCGGTGCAGTTTTTTGACGAAGAGCACTCCTCGGATGAGGCACGTTTTTTGATGCTGGGCATGAGCTCAGGCGCTAGATTGCTGCTCGTTTGTCATTGTGAGCGCCAAGGGGGTGAGGTGGTCCGCATCATCTCGGCGCGCCAAGCAACCAAACGCGAGCGTGTGTTTTACCAAGGTGGCTGA
- a CDS encoding glutathione S-transferase family protein — MITLHTFGPAFGQPDPSPFVMKAMALLKLSGLPYTTDVFAGGPNLGPKGKRPFIVDDGVTVADSTLIRLHLEQKYGLDLDAHLTPQQKGVTWAVEKMCEEHLYFAVVYFRWMVDENFNKGPATFFNKVPALIRPLVRTAMRNKTRKMLHAQGMGRHNEAEIAQLACRDIDALAQVLGDADWLGGASPCAADASAGAFVLACLCEHFDTPLLRQAKLHKNLVSYAQRVQSRFFA, encoded by the coding sequence ATGATTACCCTGCACACCTTCGGCCCCGCATTCGGCCAACCCGATCCCAGCCCTTTCGTGATGAAGGCGATGGCATTGCTCAAGCTGTCTGGCTTGCCTTACACCACAGACGTGTTTGCGGGCGGCCCCAACCTTGGCCCCAAAGGCAAGCGCCCGTTCATCGTGGATGACGGGGTGACGGTGGCTGACTCGACATTGATTCGCTTGCATCTGGAGCAAAAGTACGGGCTTGATTTAGACGCGCATTTGACCCCGCAGCAAAAGGGTGTGACGTGGGCGGTGGAGAAGATGTGCGAAGAGCACCTGTATTTCGCTGTGGTGTATTTCCGTTGGATGGTGGACGAGAACTTCAACAAAGGCCCAGCGACTTTCTTTAACAAAGTGCCTGCGCTGATTCGCCCCTTGGTTCGCACGGCCATGAGAAACAAAACTCGCAAGATGCTGCACGCCCAAGGCATGGGGCGACACAACGAGGCTGAAATTGCGCAGTTGGCTTGCCGCGACATTGACGCGCTGGCTCAAGTGCTGGGCGATGCCGATTGGTTGGGTGGCGCATCGCCTTGTGCGGCAGATGCCAGTGCGGGCGCTTTTGTGCTCGCATGTCTGTGCGAGCACTTTGACACGCCACTGTTGAGACAGGCTAAGTTGCACAAAAATCTTGTGTCGTATGCCCAGCGTGTCCAAAGCCGTTTCTTCGCGTAA